The Ignavibacteriales bacterium genome has a segment encoding these proteins:
- a CDS encoding SRPBCC family protein — MSTNKVSLHRVLRAAPEKVYRAFLDAEAVCKWFPPNGFTCNVHHLDAKIGGTYKMSFTNFSTGKSDSFGGKYIDLVPNELLAMTDEFDDPNLPGTMKTTVSLKKVFCGTEINIVQEGIPDSIPVEACYLGWQDSLILLAKLVEAEIND, encoded by the coding sequence ATGTCAACAAATAAAGTTTCACTTCATCGTGTACTACGTGCGGCCCCTGAAAAAGTTTATCGTGCATTCTTGGATGCCGAAGCAGTGTGCAAATGGTTTCCGCCAAACGGATTTACTTGTAACGTCCATCATCTTGATGCTAAAATTGGAGGAACTTATAAAATGTCCTTCACCAATTTCAGTACGGGTAAAAGTGATTCATTCGGCGGAAAATATATTGACCTCGTTCCAAATGAACTTTTAGCAATGACGGACGAATTTGACGATCCGAATTTACCCGGTACAATGAAGACAACAGTTTCATTGAAGAAAGTATTTTGCGGAACCGAAATAAATATAGTTCAAGAAGGGATACCGGATTCAATTCCTGTAGAAGCTTGCTATCTCGGCTGGCAAGATTCGTTAATACTGTTAGCAAAACTTGTGGAAGCAGAGATTAATGATTAG